From Thermoflavifilum aggregans, a single genomic window includes:
- a CDS encoding formimidoylglutamase yields MAADTFFEQLLVPVDRYQINEDEAYHELQLGAQIQIHEKSVPDWAASDIVLVGMQDQRGEGFSQPSEAPFYIRRQLYRLFHWHPEIKIADLGDIQSGRQISDTYAAMKAVVGELLAHGKLIVILGGSHDLTYGQYLGYVAREQLMEATLIDALFDIREDSTLPAHTFLMDLFVSQPNFLKHYNHIGFQSYYVQPRMLETLDKLRFDCYRVGYAQERPEDMEPSLRMSDMLSIDLNAIRHSDAPANWFSPNGFTGQEMCLLCKYAGMSARLSSLGIYGYHPERDQHELTAKQIAQMIWYFIEGFYWRSMDPPPDEKQAYWEFHVRFTDVETLFLRSKHTGRWWMQLPDQRFIPCTAEDYYQACRNEIPERWLRAQER; encoded by the coding sequence ATGGCAGCAGATACATTTTTCGAACAGTTGTTGGTACCGGTAGATCGGTATCAGATCAATGAAGACGAAGCCTATCATGAGCTTCAGCTGGGAGCGCAGATACAGATACATGAAAAGTCGGTCCCCGACTGGGCGGCATCCGATATCGTATTGGTAGGCATGCAGGATCAGCGTGGCGAAGGTTTTTCCCAGCCATCAGAAGCTCCCTTTTACATCCGCAGGCAGTTGTATCGCTTGTTTCACTGGCATCCCGAAATCAAAATTGCCGACCTGGGCGATATACAATCAGGAAGGCAGATTTCGGATACCTATGCGGCTATGAAAGCCGTGGTGGGCGAATTGCTGGCACATGGCAAGCTGATCGTGATTCTGGGCGGATCACACGATCTCACCTATGGCCAGTATCTGGGCTATGTGGCAAGGGAGCAACTCATGGAAGCCACACTCATTGATGCCTTGTTTGATATTCGGGAAGATAGTACGTTGCCGGCGCATACTTTTCTGATGGATTTGTTTGTTTCCCAGCCTAATTTTCTGAAACATTACAACCACATTGGCTTTCAAAGCTATTATGTGCAGCCTCGTATGCTGGAAACGCTCGATAAACTGCGGTTCGATTGTTATCGGGTGGGTTATGCACAGGAAAGGCCTGAAGATATGGAGCCGTCTTTGCGGATGAGTGATATGCTGAGTATTGATCTGAATGCCATCCGGCATAGCGACGCCCCGGCCAACTGGTTTTCTCCGAATGGCTTCACCGGACAGGAGATGTGCCTGCTGTGCAAGTATGCAGGCATGAGCGCCAGACTCAGCTCATTGGGTATTTATGGATATCATCCGGAACGAGATCAGCATGAGCTGACAGCCAAACAAATTGCCCAGATGATCTGGTATTTCATAGAAGGCTTTTACTGGCGAAGCATGGATCCGCCGCCGGATGAAAAACAGGCTTACTGGGAATTTCATGTGCGGTTTACCGATGTAGAAACCCTGTTTCTGCGCAGCAAACATACCGGCCGCTGGTGGATGCAGCTGCCCGACCAGAGGTTTATTCCCTGTACGGCAGAAGATTATTATCAGGCGTGCCGCAATGAAATACCGGAGCGCTGGTTACGGGCACAGGAACGATGA
- a CDS encoding fatty acid desaturase family protein translates to MSQVKFINNPRPFKQTLDAHVKHYFETHHLSEKGNRQLYIKSAVLLPLAIGVYLSLIVLHPAAWISILLCVSLGFVLAFIGFNIMHDAAHGSYSSSKALNEIMSLTLNLMGGNAYIWKVKHNIVHHTYTNINGEDEDIHVPILRLSPDQPRRWYHRYQHLYAPVLYMFTSLMWVLFNDYYKYFARKIEFTPIPPMSLSQKMIFWGSKLLNLTIFLLIPAWIFGWLPAVIGLLIMHGSMGITLALVFQMAHCVEDTRFPMPQPESKKIENEWALHEVATTANFGMNSRLLYWLIGGLNFQIEHHLFPRISHVHYPAISAIVRKVCQEFQVPYVAYPSFASAVRSHLRYLRRLGQPDR, encoded by the coding sequence ATGAGTCAGGTTAAATTCATCAACAATCCCCGCCCTTTCAAACAAACACTGGATGCGCACGTCAAACATTATTTTGAAACCCATCACCTGAGTGAAAAAGGTAATCGACAGCTCTATATCAAATCGGCCGTGCTATTGCCATTGGCGATAGGCGTTTATCTCAGCTTGATCGTGCTGCATCCCGCAGCATGGATCAGCATCCTGTTGTGTGTATCACTGGGTTTTGTACTGGCTTTCATTGGTTTCAACATCATGCACGATGCTGCCCACGGAAGTTATTCTTCATCCAAAGCCTTGAATGAAATCATGTCGCTCACCCTGAACCTGATGGGCGGCAACGCTTATATCTGGAAGGTGAAACACAATATCGTTCACCATACGTATACGAATATCAACGGTGAAGACGAAGACATTCATGTGCCGATATTGCGATTGAGTCCTGATCAGCCCAGGCGATGGTATCATCGTTATCAGCATCTCTACGCACCGGTGTTGTATATGTTTACTTCATTGATGTGGGTTTTATTTAATGATTATTACAAGTATTTCGCGCGTAAAATTGAATTTACGCCCATACCCCCCATGTCTTTATCACAAAAAATGATTTTCTGGGGCAGTAAGTTGCTGAATCTTACGATATTTCTCTTGATTCCTGCGTGGATCTTCGGTTGGTTGCCGGCTGTGATCGGTTTATTGATTATGCATGGAAGCATGGGTATCACCCTCGCACTGGTTTTTCAGATGGCCCATTGCGTGGAAGATACGCGTTTTCCTATGCCTCAACCCGAGTCTAAAAAAATCGAGAATGAATGGGCATTGCATGAAGTAGCCACCACAGCCAATTTCGGCATGAACAGCAGGTTGCTTTACTGGTTGATTGGTGGATTGAATTTTCAGATCGAGCATCATCTGTTCCCGCGAATCTCGCATGTACATTATCCTGCTATCAGTGCCATTGTTCGGAAGGTCTGTCAGGAATTTCAGGTGCCATATGTAGCCTACCCTTCCTTTGCGAGCGCCGTTCGTTCCCATCTGCGTTATCTGCGCCGGCTCGGGCAACCTGACCGATAG
- the glgP gene encoding alpha-glucan family phosphorylase, giving the protein MAFSFAHPYEVNPRYSRPVAYFSMEYAIHQPLKIYAGGLGFLAGSHLRSAYALKQNLVGVGILWKYGYYDQVRNADQTMNVLFQEKIYHFLVDTGIQFTIHIHGQPVQGKAWYLPPETFQTAPLFLLSTDVPENDYLAKTTSHKLYDADLGAQLAADIVLGIGGAKLFEYLSWKPEIYHLNESHALPLAFYLYQQHQDVGEVKKRLVFTNHTPEAAGNPETDMGLLHEMSFFGELSIDEVRQITHIDAPRLNHTLAAMRLAGITNGVSQLHTQTLRQMWGREAQLLPIIAITNAQDAQYWANHAMYEALHAGELTKLWELKLAAKRKLFEVVADQCGKLFDEHILTIVVARRFAGYKRMNLLLHDWQKFLEIIHHTTYPVQIIWAGKPYPTDGAAIGLFNHLVQISKSYPNCAVLTGYELSLSKLLKGGADVWLNVPRLTREASGTSGMSAAMNGAVNVSIPDGWIAEFLKDGVNGFVIPAADPQLPVEEIDRQDAQALYATLQQRVLPLYYENHTQWLSLMSRSMQDVRPQFDSQRMAKAYYEQMYLQIG; this is encoded by the coding sequence ATGGCATTTTCTTTTGCACATCCCTATGAAGTAAATCCTCGTTACAGCCGGCCTGTGGCTTATTTTTCCATGGAATATGCCATTCATCAGCCGCTTAAGATCTATGCCGGCGGATTGGGATTCCTGGCTGGCTCACATTTGCGCAGTGCCTATGCCCTGAAGCAAAATCTGGTAGGAGTGGGCATACTCTGGAAATACGGATACTACGATCAGGTGCGCAATGCTGATCAGACAATGAATGTGTTGTTTCAGGAAAAAATCTACCATTTTCTGGTGGATACAGGTATTCAGTTTACCATCCACATTCACGGACAACCCGTGCAGGGGAAAGCCTGGTATCTGCCACCGGAAACCTTTCAGACGGCCCCTCTGTTTTTATTAAGTACAGATGTGCCGGAAAATGATTATCTGGCAAAAACCACGTCACACAAGCTGTATGATGCCGATCTGGGGGCTCAGCTGGCAGCTGATATTGTGCTGGGTATTGGGGGCGCCAAATTGTTTGAATACCTGTCATGGAAACCGGAGATTTACCATCTGAACGAATCGCATGCCCTGCCCCTGGCTTTTTATCTGTACCAGCAACATCAGGATGTGGGTGAAGTGAAAAAGAGACTGGTATTTACCAACCATACACCCGAAGCCGCCGGTAATCCGGAAACAGATATGGGGTTGTTGCATGAAATGAGTTTCTTTGGCGAACTTTCTATAGACGAGGTCCGCCAGATTACGCATATAGATGCTCCTCGTCTCAACCACACCCTGGCCGCCATGCGTCTGGCGGGTATCACCAACGGAGTATCGCAGTTACACACACAAACCCTGCGACAGATGTGGGGCCGCGAAGCACAGCTGCTGCCCATCATCGCCATCACCAATGCACAGGATGCGCAATACTGGGCTAACCATGCCATGTATGAAGCCTTACATGCCGGCGAGTTGACGAAACTCTGGGAACTGAAGTTGGCAGCCAAGCGCAAGTTATTTGAAGTGGTGGCCGATCAATGCGGTAAACTGTTCGATGAACACATCCTGACCATTGTTGTGGCTCGACGTTTTGCAGGATATAAACGCATGAACCTGTTGTTGCACGACTGGCAAAAGTTTCTGGAGATCATCCACCATACCACCTATCCCGTGCAAATCATCTGGGCCGGAAAACCTTACCCCACCGATGGTGCAGCGATAGGCTTATTCAATCACCTCGTACAGATCAGCAAAAGCTATCCCAATTGTGCAGTGCTCACGGGCTATGAACTGAGCTTATCGAAATTGTTGAAAGGAGGTGCGGATGTGTGGCTCAACGTGCCCCGCCTGACCCGGGAAGCCTCGGGCACCAGCGGCATGAGCGCCGCCATGAATGGGGCCGTCAACGTGAGCATCCCCGACGGCTGGATTGCGGAATTCCTGAAAGATGGGGTGAATGGCTTCGTGATTCCTGCTGCCGATCCACAGCTGCCCGTGGAAGAAATCGACCGGCAGGATGCACAGGCCCTGTATGCTACCCTGCAACAACGCGTGCTTCCGCTGTATTACGAAAACCATACACAATGGCTTTCGCTCATGTCGCGCAGCATGCAGGATGTGCGGCCGCAGTTCGACAGCCAGCGCATGGCAAAAGCTTATTATGAGCAAATGTATCTGCAAATAGGATGA
- a CDS encoding gluconate 2-dehydrogenase subunit 3 family protein: MDRRESLKVLALSSVSAGLLLDACKQETKKETGELPASLKAWDENSGRQPFEVERDKKLASEKFFTEHEMKTIAILADIIIPADEHSGSATDAGVPDFIEFIVKDMPRLQTPMRGGLRWLDVQCMKRYGTDFASLSHEQQIEMVEEIAYPNRAKPEMEPGVAFFNLMRNLTATGFFTSEMGIKDLGYVGNQPNFWDGVPEDVLKQYGLAYDPNIPYIKADERGKIMTWS; encoded by the coding sequence ATGGACAGAAGAGAATCCCTGAAGGTGCTGGCCCTCAGCTCAGTTTCTGCCGGATTGTTGCTGGATGCCTGCAAACAGGAAACCAAAAAGGAAACAGGCGAGCTCCCCGCTTCCCTGAAGGCATGGGATGAAAACAGCGGCCGGCAGCCTTTTGAAGTGGAACGTGATAAAAAACTTGCCAGTGAAAAGTTTTTCACCGAGCACGAAATGAAAACAATTGCCATCCTGGCCGATATCATCATCCCGGCGGATGAACACTCCGGAAGTGCTACCGACGCAGGAGTGCCGGATTTTATCGAATTTATCGTAAAAGATATGCCCCGCCTGCAGACCCCGATGCGCGGAGGCCTGCGCTGGCTCGATGTGCAATGCATGAAACGCTACGGAACCGACTTTGCCAGCCTGAGCCATGAGCAACAAATTGAAATGGTCGAGGAAATTGCCTATCCCAACCGAGCTAAACCCGAAATGGAACCCGGCGTGGCCTTCTTCAATCTGATGCGAAACCTTACCGCCACCGGCTTTTTTACCAGCGAAATGGGCATCAAGGACCTGGGCTATGTAGGCAATCAACCCAATTTCTGGGATGGAGTGCCGGAGGATGTGTTGAAACAATACGGACTTGCCTACGATCCGAATATTCCCTACATTAAAGCCGATGAACGGGGTAAAATCATGACCTGGAGCTGA
- a CDS encoding D-alanyl-D-alanine carboxypeptidase/D-alanyl-D-alanine-endopeptidase, which produces MISFQVNILGFTKHLLWGCILEIGIAGLMCSGCSPLRESVVGQQRAIHFTRRWLRDSLFQGAQVGMSVYDISRRRSVLQYHNQQYFNPASNTKLFTLFAGLHLLGDSTTGILYAENQDTLFIQGTGDPSLFHPEFKDQRAADFLLNDTHRVMALMEPVNRNAMWGPGWAWDDYAEDYQPERSSLPLYGNVVWCTLYDHQVQMMPAYFQKAGLVKWDTSAGLTPVYRLPETNEFTLHPVRDTVHVQIPYRVLQDSVSALLLSDTLHKPVFFFPDRHLVRGDLSVKQIPNVPSDSLFRRMMFRSDNFYAEQTLMMCSYRLFDTIDTRRTIRWVLDSLLPGLPQPPRWVDGSGLSRLNLFTPDDMVYLLRRLIADFPAMDSGGSGRQIFALLPTGGSGTLSRYPDLRGRLYAKTGSLSNQAALSGYLLTRRGRMLAFSVLVGNYVSSPAGLRDRMGDWLRWLIAHY; this is translated from the coding sequence ATGATCAGCTTTCAGGTAAATATTTTAGGCTTCACTAAGCATTTGTTGTGGGGATGCATCCTGGAGATAGGCATCGCGGGTCTGATGTGTTCAGGCTGCAGTCCATTGCGTGAATCAGTAGTTGGTCAGCAACGGGCAATACATTTTACCCGCCGTTGGTTGCGTGATAGCCTGTTTCAGGGAGCACAGGTAGGCATGTCCGTTTATGATATTTCACGCAGGCGCAGCGTTTTGCAATACCATAACCAACAATATTTTAACCCTGCTTCCAACACCAAGTTATTTACCCTTTTTGCCGGGCTGCATTTGCTTGGCGATTCTACGACCGGTATTTTATATGCTGAAAACCAGGATACCCTGTTTATCCAAGGGACGGGCGATCCCAGCCTATTTCATCCTGAGTTTAAAGACCAGCGCGCTGCAGATTTTCTGCTGAACGATACCCACCGTGTGATGGCGTTAATGGAACCTGTTAACCGAAATGCCATGTGGGGCCCCGGATGGGCATGGGATGATTATGCCGAGGATTATCAACCAGAACGAAGCTCACTTCCCCTGTATGGCAATGTGGTTTGGTGCACCCTTTACGATCATCAGGTGCAGATGATGCCTGCCTATTTTCAGAAAGCAGGGCTGGTGAAATGGGATACTTCAGCCGGGCTTACCCCGGTATATCGCCTGCCAGAAACGAATGAATTTACTTTACATCCCGTCAGAGATACCGTGCATGTGCAGATTCCCTATCGCGTGCTACAGGATTCGGTGAGCGCGCTTTTGCTTTCAGATACCCTTCATAAGCCCGTATTTTTCTTTCCTGACCGGCATTTGGTCAGAGGAGATTTGTCAGTGAAACAAATTCCCAATGTGCCGAGCGATAGTTTGTTCCGCCGCATGATGTTCAGAAGCGACAATTTTTATGCTGAACAAACCCTGATGATGTGCAGCTATCGGCTGTTTGATACGATTGATACCCGGCGTACGATCCGGTGGGTGTTGGACAGCTTGTTGCCGGGTTTGCCGCAACCGCCGCGTTGGGTAGATGGATCGGGGCTGTCACGATTGAATTTGTTTACCCCCGATGATATGGTTTATCTGCTTCGAAGGCTAATAGCCGATTTTCCGGCCATGGATAGTGGTGGTTCTGGCAGGCAGATTTTTGCCTTATTGCCTACGGGCGGAAGCGGTACGTTGAGTCGGTATCCGGATCTGCGGGGTAGGCTCTACGCCAAAACCGGATCCCTGAGTAACCAGGCAGCGCTGAGCGGATATTTGCTCACCAGGCGGGGACGCATGCTTGCCTTCAGCGTGCTGGTAGGTAATTACGTTAGCTCTCCGGCCGGGCTTAGGGATCGGATGGGCGACTGGCTGCGCTGGTTGATAGCACATTATTAA
- a CDS encoding GDSL-type esterase/lipase family protein: MKRIKSCWLIGLFLIAGLWQAYAQQPIRVACVGNSITEGYGLGDSTYPKALQRILGSAYEVRNYGLGGRTLLKSGDHPYWKETAFQEVQQWNPQIVIIELGTNDSKPWNWKDSLNFIPNYREFVEIFKQLPSHPQIYLCLPPPSFSDKFGIRNSVIKKQEIPMIKQVARTEHVRIINLYKGMKHEEAHFYDGIHPDKIGAVHMAAYIARQLKLPRQP, translated from the coding sequence ATGAAACGAATAAAATCCTGCTGGTTAATAGGCTTGTTTCTGATCGCCGGCCTCTGGCAGGCCTATGCCCAACAACCTATCCGGGTAGCCTGTGTGGGTAACAGCATTACGGAAGGTTATGGTCTCGGCGATAGCACCTACCCCAAAGCACTGCAGCGTATTCTGGGCAGCGCCTATGAAGTGCGAAACTATGGCCTTGGCGGCCGAACCCTCCTCAAAAGCGGCGATCACCCCTATTGGAAAGAAACAGCCTTCCAAGAAGTACAGCAGTGGAATCCGCAGATCGTGATCATCGAATTAGGTACCAACGATTCCAAACCGTGGAACTGGAAAGACAGCCTGAACTTTATCCCCAACTATCGGGAATTTGTGGAAATATTCAAGCAATTGCCCAGCCATCCCCAAATTTATCTATGTCTTCCCCCACCTTCATTTTCTGATAAATTCGGCATCCGGAATTCCGTGATCAAAAAACAGGAAATTCCGATGATCAAACAGGTAGCCCGCACCGAACATGTCCGGATCATTAACCTGTACAAGGGTATGAAGCATGAAGAAGCACATTTTTATGACGGCATCCATCCGGATAAAATCGGAGCCGTACACATGGCAGCTTATATTGCCCGACAGCTGAAACTGCCCCGCCAACCTTAA
- a CDS encoding GMC oxidoreductase encodes MSDFQIKKSPEVYDVCIVGSGAGGGMAAYVLAQAGVKTVLLEAGPMFDPANPAQRTQLKWSYESPRRGAGTTRPFGDFDAAWGGWEIDGEPYTHKDNTQFAWFRSRMLGGRTNHWGRISLRFGPLDFKRKSIDGLGEDWPISYDDIKPYYDRVDKLIGVFGTNEGRYNDPDGYFLPPPKPRLHELMIMEAGKKLNIPVIPSRLSILTRTVNKDRQPCFYCSQCNRSCMIYGDFSSSSVLVKPAVSSGHVTVIPNAMAREILTDQNGLATGVSYINKEDLQEYQVRARVVVLAASACESARLLLNSKSTRHPNGLANSSGVVGHYLHDSTGAGRMGILPQLFGRKRYNEDGVGGMHVYTPWWGDNKRLDFPRGYHIEYWGGMGMPSYGFGWDIQNLNGRFPGRNGKVKEAGGYGASLKDDYRWFYGATFGMAGRGESIARYENYCEIDPNVVDKYGIPVLRFHYTWTDYEIKQAKHMQDTFEEIIHAMGGIPLGDKPGPESNYGLSTPGEIIHEVGTTRMGNDPRTSVVNKFNQAHDCKNLFIVDGGPFVSQADKNPTWTILALSMRATEYLVDQLKKRNI; translated from the coding sequence ATGAGTGATTTTCAGATCAAAAAGTCACCCGAGGTTTACGATGTTTGTATCGTAGGCTCAGGTGCGGGTGGCGGCATGGCCGCGTATGTACTGGCACAGGCAGGTGTCAAAACGGTATTGCTGGAAGCAGGGCCTATGTTTGATCCGGCCAATCCGGCCCAGCGCACCCAGCTGAAATGGTCTTATGAATCGCCGCGACGCGGTGCGGGAACCACCCGGCCTTTTGGCGATTTTGATGCAGCCTGGGGAGGCTGGGAAATTGATGGGGAACCATATACCCACAAGGACAACACCCAGTTTGCCTGGTTTCGCTCCCGCATGCTGGGTGGTCGCACCAATCACTGGGGTCGTATTTCCCTGCGCTTCGGCCCACTGGATTTCAAACGCAAAAGCATTGATGGCCTGGGAGAGGACTGGCCTATCAGCTACGACGATATTAAACCCTACTACGACAGGGTGGATAAACTCATCGGTGTGTTTGGTACCAATGAAGGCCGATACAATGACCCCGACGGCTATTTCCTGCCTCCTCCCAAACCCCGCCTGCATGAACTGATGATCATGGAAGCGGGTAAAAAGCTGAACATACCTGTAATCCCATCCCGTTTGTCGATCCTTACACGCACGGTAAACAAAGACCGCCAGCCATGTTTCTATTGCAGCCAATGCAACCGCAGCTGCATGATTTACGGCGACTTTTCTTCTTCCTCGGTGCTGGTAAAACCGGCCGTCAGCAGTGGTCATGTGACCGTGATTCCCAACGCCATGGCCCGGGAAATCCTGACCGACCAGAACGGGCTGGCAACAGGGGTTTCCTACATCAACAAGGAAGATTTGCAGGAATACCAGGTGCGCGCCCGTGTGGTGGTACTGGCAGCCAGTGCCTGTGAATCAGCCCGCCTGTTGCTTAACTCCAAATCCACCCGCCATCCCAACGGCTTGGCTAATTCCAGTGGCGTGGTTGGCCATTATCTGCACGATTCCACCGGAGCAGGCCGTATGGGCATTTTGCCGCAGCTGTTCGGCCGCAAACGCTATAACGAAGACGGCGTGGGCGGTATGCACGTCTACACCCCCTGGTGGGGCGATAACAAAAGACTCGATTTTCCCAGGGGTTATCATATCGAATACTGGGGCGGCATGGGCATGCCTTCCTATGGCTTTGGATGGGATATCCAAAACCTGAACGGCCGCTTCCCCGGACGCAACGGGAAAGTAAAAGAAGCTGGCGGCTATGGAGCTTCCCTGAAGGATGATTACCGCTGGTTCTACGGTGCTACCTTCGGCATGGCAGGCCGCGGTGAATCCATAGCACGATACGAAAATTATTGTGAAATAGATCCCAACGTGGTAGATAAGTATGGTATCCCTGTACTGCGTTTTCATTATACCTGGACTGATTATGAAATCAAACAGGCCAAACACATGCAGGATACTTTCGAAGAAATCATCCATGCCATGGGCGGTATTCCATTGGGCGATAAACCTGGCCCCGAAAGCAACTACGGGCTTTCCACCCCGGGTGAAATCATCCATGAGGTGGGCACCACCCGCATGGGCAATGACCCGCGTACCTCGGTAGTGAACAAGTTCAACCAGGCACACGACTGTAAAAACCTGTTTATCGTGGATGGCGGACCATTCGTATCACAGGCCGATAAAAATCCCACCTGGACAATTTTGGCGCTTAGCATGCGCGCCACAGAATACCTGGTGGATCAGCTCAAAAAAAGAAACATTTAA
- a CDS encoding Gfo/Idh/MocA family protein, translating to MSEQKSHYPHQHDPSDQKKSISRRQFIRNAALATAGFYIVPRHVLGRGYVAPSDKLIIAGIGAGGKGGDDLRHFYATGKVEIAYLCDVDDRQAQDSLKRWPKAKYYHDWRELFDKEHDHFDAVSVGIPDHNHAIVAFHAMQLGKHVYVQKPLTHDIYEARMLTEAAKRYKVVTQMGDQGASSDGVRQLREWYEAGIIGEVHTVYCWTDRPVWPQGIPWPDKKPPIPKGLDWDLWLGTAPYREYEDNVVPFNWRGWWDYGTGALGDMGCHIIGPVFKVLGLDYPTEVNCSVSTPYITNWTQAYYPDSGPISSVVHFKYKTQKGNEVRLTWMDGGIQPERPEELGPNEIMGDGGNGVIFIGTRGKMMCATYGENPQLLPTSLTKEINVPQKYPRVPGGADGHYGQWVDACIAGYGNMEVDSPFVGYAGPLTECVLMGNLAIRSFNYREPNSNGRGYRYPGRGITLQWDGPNMKVTNFDPANQYIRRTYRQGWPGLTF from the coding sequence ATGAGCGAACAAAAGTCCCATTACCCACACCAGCATGATCCATCCGATCAGAAAAAATCCATTTCCCGGAGACAGTTTATCCGGAACGCTGCTTTGGCCACAGCAGGATTTTACATCGTGCCCCGCCACGTGCTGGGCCGTGGTTATGTGGCACCGAGCGACAAGCTGATCATTGCCGGCATCGGTGCCGGAGGAAAGGGTGGTGATGATCTGCGCCATTTCTACGCCACCGGTAAAGTGGAAATCGCTTACCTATGCGATGTAGACGACCGGCAGGCGCAGGATAGCCTGAAACGCTGGCCCAAAGCCAAATACTACCACGACTGGCGCGAATTGTTCGACAAAGAACATGATCACTTTGACGCAGTAAGCGTGGGCATCCCCGACCATAACCACGCCATTGTAGCTTTTCACGCCATGCAGTTAGGCAAACATGTGTACGTTCAGAAACCCCTGACCCACGATATCTACGAAGCCCGCATGCTCACAGAAGCTGCCAAACGCTACAAAGTAGTCACCCAGATGGGCGACCAGGGCGCATCCAGCGACGGGGTACGCCAGCTCAGAGAATGGTATGAAGCTGGCATCATCGGCGAAGTACATACCGTATATTGCTGGACAGACCGGCCCGTATGGCCTCAGGGCATTCCCTGGCCCGACAAGAAACCGCCCATTCCCAAAGGGCTGGACTGGGATCTGTGGCTAGGCACCGCTCCCTATCGGGAATATGAAGACAATGTGGTGCCTTTCAACTGGCGCGGCTGGTGGGATTATGGCACCGGCGCCCTTGGTGATATGGGCTGCCATATCATTGGCCCCGTATTCAAAGTGCTGGGGCTGGATTATCCCACAGAAGTCAACTGCAGTGTAAGTACACCTTACATAACCAACTGGACACAGGCCTATTACCCCGATAGCGGCCCGATCTCTTCGGTCGTTCATTTCAAATACAAAACCCAAAAAGGCAATGAAGTCCGCCTGACATGGATGGATGGCGGTATCCAGCCTGAACGCCCCGAAGAACTCGGACCCAACGAAATCATGGGTGACGGCGGAAACGGCGTGATCTTCATAGGTACCCGTGGAAAAATGATGTGCGCTACCTACGGAGAAAATCCCCAATTGCTGCCAACTTCGCTTACCAAAGAAATCAATGTGCCCCAGAAATATCCGCGGGTGCCGGGTGGGGCCGACGGGCACTATGGTCAATGGGTTGATGCCTGCATAGCCGGTTACGGCAATATGGAAGTGGATTCGCCTTTTGTAGGATATGCCGGCCCGCTCACGGAATGTGTGCTGATGGGCAATCTGGCTATCCGTAGTTTTAACTACCGCGAACCCAACAGCAACGGGCGTGGCTATCGTTATCCCGGACGCGGCATCACCCTGCAATGGGACGGGCCGAATATGAAAGTCACCAATTTCGATCCGGCCAATCAATACATCCGGCGGACCTACCGCCAGGGCTGGCCCGGATTGACCTTTTAA